A region of the Nocardia nova SH22a genome:
GAACGCGACAGTGAGCGGACCGGGGCCGCGGTTCCGTGAGCGATCAGGGCGGGCCGGTCCCGGAGCGCGACAGGTGAGCGACGGTCCGGCCGCAGCGGCGCGGGAGGCGGGGCTCGGTTCGGCAGGAGAGCGAACACCGGATGCGCCGAGCGACGGGAAGCGCCGCGACCGCGCGAAACCGCTTCTCCTGCGGCAAGTTTCATCGATTCCGGCGGGCGTGTGGATCGGCCTGATCGCGGCGGTGACCGCCGTGGTGCTGATCGCCCGGTCCGGGCGCTACCGGTGGTTCGGCGACGAGTTGTACTTCCTCGCCGCCGGTCACCACCTCGCCGCCGGATACGTCGATCAGGGACCGCTGGTGCCGCTGCTGGCCCGGCTGGCCGAGCTCGTGGCGCCGGAATCGACGGTCGCGCTCCGGCTGCCCGCCGTGGCGGCCGGTATCGCGGCGATCGTCGTATCCGCCGCGCTGGCAAGGGAATTCGGTGGCGGTCCTGGCGCCCGGATCCTGGCCGCCCTGGGGTACGCGAGCTGCCCGTTCCTCGTCACCCAGACCGCGTCGCTGTCGACGTTCGCCTTCGACCCGACCGCCGTGGCCGTGCTGATCTGGCTGCTGATGCGGTGGATGCGGGTGCGCCGCGATCGGCTGCTGCTCGCCGCCGGAGCGGTGGCCGCACTGGATCTGCAGGTGAAGTTGCTGCTCCCGGTCGTGATCGTCGCCCTCGCGCTGGGCATCGCCTGCTGCGGGCCGCGCGAGGTGCTGCGCCGCCCCGCGCTGTGGTGCGCCGCCGCGATCGCGGGACTGCCGACGGTGCCCGCGCTGATCTGGCAGTGGCGCCACGGCTGGCCGCAGCTGGCGATGGGCGCGGTGATCCGCGACGAACAGCGGGCGGCGACCGGCGGGACGGCCGGATTGCCGATGCAGCTGGTGACGATGGGCGGAGTGCTCGGCGTCGTCCTGATCTGTTGCGGCGCCTGGGGTCTGGTGAGCGCGCGGCTGCGCCCGTACCGGTTCCTCGCCGTCACCGCGATCGTGATGCTGCTCTTCGTGATCGCCGCGGGCGGGCGGCCGTACTATCTGGCCGGTCTGCTCCCGGTGCTGTTCGCAGCGGGCGCCTGCGTTCTCGCCGAGCGCCTGCCCGCGCGCTGGTGGCGGCCGGTCACCGCGCTCACCGCGGCCTCCTCGATCGCGATCGCCGCGGGCGTGGTGGTGCTGCTGCCCTCGGGTGCGCCACCGCATCCGGTGGCCACCCGCGCCGAATTGTCCACGCGCATGCGGATATCGGGCACGACGGGCTGGGACGAGCTGGTGACCGCGGTGGCCCGCGCGGCCGCCACCGCCCCCGACGCCACCGCCGTGCTGACCCGGACCTATTGGCAGGCAGCGGCATTGGCGCACGCGAACGACGCCCGGATACCGCCGGTCTACAGCGCCGACCGCGGATTCGCCGCCTTCGGACGCCCGCCACCGGGCACCGCGACCGTGCTGTGCGTCGACACCGACGATGCCGGAACACGCTTGCGCCGAACATTTTCCGCCGTCGAACCGATCCTGCGGCTCGACAACCCCCGCGGCTTCCCGGGGATCGACGCGCACGTGACGATCTGGCGCTGTGCCGGTCCGCGCGCGAGCTGGGAGCGGATCTGGCCGGAAATGACGACCAACATTCTGGATCCCGGAATCTGAGGAGATATCGATGTCGTACGCCGCACCCGCCGCCGAGCCGTGCTGCCCGGAGCTGATCCGGGCCAAGGGGGATCGCACGGTCTCGGTCGTCGTACCGGCGCTCAACGAACGCGACACCATCGCCGGGG
Encoded here:
- a CDS encoding ArnT family glycosyltransferase; this translates as MSDGPAAAAREAGLGSAGERTPDAPSDGKRRDRAKPLLLRQVSSIPAGVWIGLIAAVTAVVLIARSGRYRWFGDELYFLAAGHHLAAGYVDQGPLVPLLARLAELVAPESTVALRLPAVAAGIAAIVVSAALAREFGGGPGARILAALGYASCPFLVTQTASLSTFAFDPTAVAVLIWLLMRWMRVRRDRLLLAAGAVAALDLQVKLLLPVVIVALALGIACCGPREVLRRPALWCAAAIAGLPTVPALIWQWRHGWPQLAMGAVIRDEQRAATGGTAGLPMQLVTMGGVLGVVLICCGAWGLVSARLRPYRFLAVTAIVMLLFVIAAGGRPYYLAGLLPVLFAAGACVLAERLPARWWRPVTALTAASSIAIAAGVVVLLPSGAPPHPVATRAELSTRMRISGTTGWDELVTAVARAAATAPDATAVLTRTYWQAAALAHANDARIPPVYSADRGFAAFGRPPPGTATVLCVDTDDAGTRLRRTFSAVEPILRLDNPRGFPGIDAHVTIWRCAGPRASWERIWPEMTTNILDPGI